The Faecalibacter sp. LW9 genome has a segment encoding these proteins:
- a CDS encoding cupin domain-containing protein has protein sequence MKNIPRRVVTGIKNGQSVIIEDQIAQNVVDHFHGLYISDLWNTTQMPASLDDEVEIPNTGIPQTPKNGTYLRYVCIPPDIELGIEEEIGHPHPLMHQTQTLDYVVILSGEIYLVMEEGETLLQAGDVVIQRGTNHAWSNRSNENCIQLAVLIDASNDEKML, from the coding sequence ATGAAAAATATCCCTCGCCGAGTAGTCACAGGAATAAAGAATGGTCAATCGGTCATCATAGAAGATCAAATCGCCCAAAATGTCGTCGACCATTTCCATGGGCTATACATCTCTGATTTATGGAATACCACTCAAATGCCAGCCAGTTTAGATGATGAAGTGGAAATTCCGAATACAGGAATTCCTCAAACACCTAAAAATGGGACCTATTTACGATATGTTTGTATTCCTCCCGATATAGAACTGGGGATTGAAGAAGAAATTGGCCATCCTCATCCCTTAATGCATCAAACCCAAACATTGGATTATGTGGTTATTCTGTCCGGTGAAATATATCTTGTGATGGAAGAAGGTGAAACATTATTGCAAGCGGGAGATGTAGTGATTCAACGAGGTACAAATCATGCGTGGAGTAACCGATCAAATGAAAATTGCATTCAACTTGCAGTATTGATTGACGCCTCCAATGATGAGAAAATGTTGTAA
- the recF gene encoding DNA replication/repair protein RecF (All proteins in this family for which functions are known are DNA-binding proteins that assist the filamentation of RecA onto DNA for the initiation of recombination or recombinational repair.) encodes MYLKELKARQFKNFDEKDLEFSPKINAFVGQNGKGKTNILDAIHYLALSKSYLNHSDAMNIQFECDYFTLEGIFEKNEKEDIIFCLVRSGQAKQLKRNSKAYDRISEHIGQYPLVMISPYDSDLIKEGSEVRRKFLDNIISQSNKHYLADLMRYNKVLVQRNTLLKYFAANNTFDATTLEIYDEELIHLGKKIHEVRQAFVKEFLEAFLKYYDEISEGREKVNIEYVSQLNNASFETVLKEALWKDRAAQYSTAGIHKDDLLFTITNYPIKKFGSQGQQKSYLIALKLAQLEVIKAAQHITPILLLDDIFDKLDEHRVTQLIKLVNEERFGQIFITDTHSDRTENIIKQINSESKVFRL; translated from the coding sequence ATGTATTTAAAAGAACTTAAAGCACGCCAATTCAAAAATTTTGATGAGAAAGATTTAGAATTTTCACCAAAAATTAATGCATTTGTAGGACAAAATGGAAAAGGAAAAACCAATATTTTGGATGCCATCCATTACTTAGCTTTAAGTAAATCCTATCTGAATCATTCGGATGCGATGAACATCCAATTTGAGTGCGATTATTTTACCTTAGAAGGTATTTTTGAGAAAAATGAGAAGGAAGACATTATTTTCTGTTTGGTTCGTTCAGGTCAAGCCAAACAACTCAAACGCAATTCAAAAGCATACGATCGTATTTCGGAACACATCGGACAGTATCCTTTGGTGATGATTTCGCCTTATGACAGTGATCTAATCAAAGAAGGGAGCGAAGTCCGTCGCAAATTCTTAGACAACATCATTTCCCAATCCAACAAACATTATTTAGCGGATTTAATGCGCTATAATAAAGTGTTGGTTCAACGCAATACTCTATTAAAATACTTCGCAGCGAATAATACGTTTGATGCCACGACATTAGAGATTTATGATGAAGAATTGATTCATTTAGGAAAAAAAATTCATGAAGTTCGTCAAGCTTTTGTCAAAGAATTTTTAGAAGCTTTTTTAAAATATTATGATGAAATTTCGGAAGGTCGTGAAAAAGTAAACATCGAATATGTTTCTCAATTAAACAATGCTTCATTTGAAACCGTTTTAAAAGAGGCTTTATGGAAGGATCGTGCAGCACAATATTCCACAGCTGGGATTCATAAAGATGATTTATTATTTACCATTACAAATTATCCCATTAAAAAATTTGGATCACAAGGCCAACAGAAATCCTATCTTATCGCTTTAAAATTAGCGCAATTGGAAGTCATCAAGGCCGCCCAACACATTACCCCAATTTTGTTGTTGGATGATATTTTTGATAAATTGGATGAACATCGTGTGACCCAGTTGATCAAATTAGTAAACGAAGAACGATTTGGTCAAATTTTCATTACCGATACACATTCAGACCGTACGGAAAACATCATCAAACAAATCAATTCCGAAAGTAAAGTCTTTCGCTTATAA
- a CDS encoding DUF721 domain-containing protein: protein MKKNYKRQNTQSIGEAFGYFMKANGKEELMWEVKAEEAWHTVMGKFFEKYTDRVEVRQRVLYVKINSPAMRQELMYGKSKIIANINEEIKKDFLMDVKIY from the coding sequence ATGAAGAAGAATTACAAAAGACAAAATACTCAATCGATTGGAGAAGCTTTTGGCTACTTTATGAAAGCCAATGGGAAAGAAGAATTGATGTGGGAAGTAAAAGCTGAAGAAGCTTGGCACACGGTGATGGGCAAATTCTTTGAAAAATATACCGATCGTGTAGAAGTGAGACAACGTGTTCTTTATGTGAAAATCAATTCACCAGCAATGCGTCAAGAATTGATGTATGGAAAATCAAAAATCATTGCCAATATTAATGAAGAAATCAAAAAAGATTTTTTGATGGACGTTAAAATTTACTAA
- a CDS encoding YheT family hydrolase: MPLIEHSAYEAKGFWRKNSHLSTILGTRYKKYPVPQYTREKISTDDGDFLNLDWRFQDNKKKLAILFHGLEGDSKRTYLNTCSDYFFEKGYNILAWNHRSCGGEMNQTIRLYHHGVTDDVHRVMVKAIAEGYESIYLIGYSMGGALIVNYLGEYETHHSLKAAAVFSIPISLKSCSDTLKVFPNTIYLNNFKKTLIPKFKAKSKQYPGQVNEAMLANIKSFDEIDAYYTAPLHGYASKEDYYHKASPATVLDQVKVPTLIVNAANDPFLGEECYPKERFKNYNHIYFEVPKYGGHCAFPLKNTLHSWAEIRAYEFLKAY, from the coding sequence ATGCCCTTGATTGAACATTCGGCTTATGAAGCCAAAGGATTTTGGCGAAAAAATTCGCATTTATCGACGATTTTAGGTACACGCTATAAGAAATATCCTGTTCCTCAGTATACTCGAGAAAAAATTTCAACCGATGATGGTGACTTTCTGAATTTGGATTGGCGATTCCAAGACAACAAAAAGAAATTAGCCATACTTTTTCATGGATTAGAAGGAGACTCTAAACGCACCTATCTCAACACCTGTTCGGATTATTTCTTTGAAAAAGGGTATAATATTTTAGCATGGAATCATCGCAGTTGTGGAGGAGAAATGAACCAAACCATCCGTCTGTACCATCATGGGGTGACCGATGATGTGCATCGCGTCATGGTAAAAGCCATCGCTGAAGGTTACGAATCCATCTATCTTATTGGATATTCGATGGGTGGAGCATTAATTGTAAATTATTTAGGCGAATACGAGACGCATCACTCTCTAAAAGCTGCAGCGGTATTCTCAATTCCAATTTCACTTAAATCGTGTTCAGATACCTTAAAGGTATTTCCCAATACCATTTATTTGAACAATTTTAAAAAGACGCTGATCCCAAAATTTAAGGCCAAATCCAAACAATATCCTGGACAAGTAAATGAAGCGATGTTGGCAAATATTAAATCGTTTGATGAAATTGATGCTTACTATACTGCCCCTTTACATGGCTATGCATCGAAAGAAGATTATTACCATAAAGCAAGTCCTGCTACGGTATTGGATCAGGTAAAAGTTCCAACATTAATCGTCAATGCCGCTAATGATCCTTTTTTAGGAGAAGAGTGTTATCCAAAGGAACGTTTCAAAAATTACAACCATATTTATTTTGAAGTTCCAAAGTATGGAGGACATTGTGCTTTTCCTTTAAAAAATACCCTTCATTCTTGGGCTGAAATTCGAGCCTATGAGTTTTTGAAAGCGTATTAA
- a CDS encoding RagB/SusD family nutrient uptake outer membrane protein, whose protein sequence is MKKYILTAFAACALFSSCSEDYLTKGPGDEVSTDQMNDLLLQNPEQAYVIFDGALQGNNKYLMEFNTNGAGAHDDFGYMSIKLGLDHMGNDLVMESNQWFVNYYNYTARQVSNTRNQMVWKFYYKVIYNMNDVIKRIEASPIADNDSGKQLVARAKALRANSYFDLVRIYANGEEGIPYYEANGVYDSSRVPTSQIMAYIERDLLESYNYLTPSQSYISDINQNVVAGFLSRFYLTKGDYTKAAQYSNLARQGYALMGRDGLAAGFSDVKDASANSEYMWGADITVATTAVYASFFSMMDNTNAGYAGLLGQIRKIDKRLYDQIPDSDYRKAWFASEDTEINGYEIPKYANLKFSDKTFFYGDYVFMRVAEFYFNEAEALALSGSEAQAKQVLFEIMSTRNPEYTLSTNSGQALLDEIRINKRIEMWGEGLEFFDMKRNNIPLLRNYEGSNHTSLGNPHNYEAGSAKFIFQIPQAEINTNGNITNQNPF, encoded by the coding sequence ATGAAAAAATATATTTTAACAGCTTTTGCAGCTTGTGCATTATTCTCTAGTTGTTCTGAAGATTATTTAACGAAAGGACCTGGAGATGAGGTTTCAACAGATCAAATGAATGATTTGTTACTTCAAAATCCTGAGCAAGCATACGTAATTTTTGACGGTGCTTTACAAGGGAATAATAAATATTTAATGGAATTTAATACGAATGGAGCGGGTGCTCATGATGATTTCGGTTACATGTCTATTAAATTAGGATTAGATCACATGGGAAATGACCTTGTGATGGAATCTAATCAGTGGTTTGTTAATTATTATAACTATACAGCTCGTCAGGTATCTAATACTAGAAACCAAATGGTTTGGAAATTCTATTATAAAGTAATTTATAATATGAATGATGTGATTAAAAGAATTGAGGCATCTCCAATCGCAGATAACGATTCTGGTAAACAATTAGTTGCAAGAGCGAAAGCTTTACGTGCAAACTCTTATTTTGATTTAGTAAGAATTTATGCGAATGGTGAAGAAGGTATTCCATACTATGAAGCAAATGGTGTATACGATTCAAGCCGTGTACCAACAAGCCAAATTATGGCGTACATTGAGAGAGATTTATTAGAGTCTTACAACTATTTAACACCTTCTCAATCATATATTTCTGATATTAATCAAAATGTAGTCGCTGGTTTCTTATCTCGTTTTTACTTAACAAAAGGAGATTATACAAAAGCAGCACAATACTCTAACTTAGCTAGACAAGGGTATGCATTAATGGGACGTGATGGTTTAGCTGCAGGTTTCTCAGATGTAAAAGATGCTTCAGCAAATTCAGAATACATGTGGGGAGCAGATATCACTGTTGCTACAACAGCAGTATATGCATCTTTCTTCTCAATGATGGATAACACGAATGCTGGATATGCAGGATTATTAGGTCAAATTAGAAAAATCGACAAACGATTATACGATCAAATTCCTGATTCAGATTATCGTAAAGCATGGTTTGCTTCTGAAGATACAGAAATTAACGGATATGAAATTCCTAAGTATGCTAACTTAAAATTCAGTGATAAAACATTCTTCTATGGAGATTATGTATTTATGCGTGTTGCTGAGTTCTATTTTAATGAAGCAGAAGCATTAGCATTATCAGGAAGCGAAGCTCAAGCTAAACAAGTATTATTCGAAATTATGTCAACGCGTAATCCAGAATATACATTATCGACAAACTCTGGTCAAGCATTATTAGATGAGATTCGTATTAATAAACGTATTGAGATGTGGGGTGAAGGTTTAGAGTTCTTCGATATGAAACGTAATAATATTCCATTATTAAGAAATTATGAAGGTTCTAATCATACATCTTTAGGTAATCCTCATAATTATGAGGCTGGATCTGCGAAATTTATTTTCCAAATCCCTCAAGCTGAGATTAATACCAACGGTAATATTACAAACCAAAATCCATTCTAA
- a CDS encoding SusC/RagA family TonB-linked outer membrane protein, giving the protein MRRKLTSLSLVAFLGLGGLAMAQVTGVVNDADNFPELGAEVVVKGTDKVVYTDEDGKFDIDAKIGDVLVINGKEFIVTSNNLGVIKYADENVALQEVIVTAYGTQTKESLTGSVGEVKAKEIENVTATNVVQGMTGKIAGVQVISNNGMPGSEPTVRFRGIGSINGSSAPLYVVDGVPFNGNISAINNQDIESISFLKDASAAALYGNRGANGVIIITTKKGVKGGDRYTLNLKSGVASRGVREYDIQRSPSKHYEDHFKMLYETYRNNGGSHEASMAWANTNLISNATYGLRRNVTNVANNAIIDPTTGKFANNASILYSEDWEDYLFKDGFFTQTHFSGSGATDKTSYFYSAGYDRNDGYVVNSGVEKFTGRIKVDNKISDRLSVGANVAYTNMTRKTVDGFEGSSAFSNPFSWTRAIAPIYPVHAYNNGQLVLDANGNPVYDDGTNTYTGATRPYGSLQNPYATALNDIKKTVYDQVFANGYAKVNIFDGLDFTYSVTAELNQSLNKDVDTPLYGDAVGAGGRVSNTSGRVFALTQQQLLTYKKRFGNHNFDVLLGHETLDRKTEGVYAYRTNMLLANSPYVNHASLLNEAQSYGTPYAIEGYFARLNYDYASKYYINANVRRDGSSRFHPDNRWGTFFGVGAAWRISQEAFLKDSSVVNELKLKASYGEQGNDNLGYDFPYTDLYSVYMETDPDFPLAYVQTFKGNKNITWETNANFNAGFELGMFNNRLTIEAEYFLRKSQDMLFMKPLNLSEGFASYPENIGDMKNEGVEVTLGVGVVRNENFQFNISANGTYLKNEITSLPDETMISGSYIFQKGNSRYDWYLREFAGVNQETGAAQFYIVDAGTGEKTITENYAQATLQRVGKSAVPKFYGGFGFDMAYKGFDLNVNFAYQAGGWGYDSEYMAFFDGGIGQTFHNDYANTWSETNKTANLPTVLALNSKNYYSTSTLGLIKSDYISLQNISIGYTFNNKLVEPIGIKSLRIYALADNVAVWSKRQGYDPRLSYTGVSSNQYSPLRTISGGININF; this is encoded by the coding sequence ATGAGGAGAAAATTAACATCTTTGAGTCTTGTTGCTTTCCTTGGATTAGGAGGTTTAGCAATGGCTCAGGTTACAGGTGTAGTTAACGACGCGGACAACTTTCCTGAATTAGGGGCTGAAGTTGTTGTAAAAGGTACTGATAAAGTTGTATATACAGATGAGGATGGTAAATTTGATATTGATGCTAAAATCGGAGACGTTTTAGTAATTAATGGGAAAGAATTTATTGTTACATCAAATAACTTAGGAGTAATTAAGTATGCTGACGAGAATGTAGCTTTACAAGAAGTTATTGTTACAGCATATGGTACTCAGACAAAAGAGTCTTTAACAGGATCTGTAGGAGAAGTTAAAGCGAAAGAAATTGAAAATGTTACTGCAACAAATGTTGTTCAAGGGATGACAGGTAAAATTGCAGGGGTACAAGTAATTTCGAATAATGGTATGCCAGGTTCAGAACCTACAGTACGATTCAGAGGTATTGGTTCGATTAATGGATCTTCAGCACCATTATATGTAGTAGACGGTGTTCCATTCAATGGAAATATTTCTGCGATTAATAATCAAGATATTGAATCGATCTCTTTCTTGAAAGATGCATCTGCAGCAGCTTTATACGGTAACCGTGGAGCGAATGGTGTAATTATTATTACAACGAAAAAAGGTGTAAAAGGTGGTGATCGTTACACTTTAAATTTAAAATCTGGGGTTGCATCACGAGGGGTTAGAGAATATGATATTCAAAGATCTCCTTCTAAACATTATGAAGATCACTTCAAAATGTTATATGAAACTTATAGAAATAATGGAGGTAGTCATGAAGCTTCAATGGCATGGGCTAACACTAACTTAATCTCTAACGCTACTTATGGGTTAAGAAGAAATGTTACTAATGTTGCAAATAATGCAATAATTGATCCTACAACAGGTAAGTTTGCGAACAATGCTTCAATTTTATATTCAGAAGATTGGGAAGATTACTTATTTAAAGATGGTTTCTTTACTCAAACACACTTTAGTGGATCTGGTGCTACAGACAAAACTTCATACTTCTACTCAGCTGGTTATGATAGAAATGATGGTTACGTTGTAAACTCAGGAGTTGAGAAATTTACAGGAAGAATCAAGGTTGATAATAAAATCAGCGATCGATTATCTGTAGGTGCGAACGTAGCTTATACAAATATGACAAGAAAAACGGTTGATGGATTCGAAGGATCTTCAGCATTTTCAAACCCTTTCTCTTGGACAAGAGCTATTGCTCCAATTTATCCAGTACATGCTTATAATAATGGTCAATTGGTATTAGATGCTAATGGTAACCCAGTTTATGATGATGGTACTAATACTTATACAGGTGCAACTCGTCCATACGGAAGTTTACAAAATCCATATGCTACAGCATTAAATGATATTAAGAAAACAGTATATGACCAAGTGTTCGCTAATGGATATGCAAAAGTTAACATTTTCGATGGTTTAGATTTTACGTACTCTGTTACAGCGGAATTAAACCAATCTTTAAATAAAGATGTTGATACTCCATTATACGGTGATGCAGTTGGAGCTGGAGGTCGTGTATCAAATACTTCTGGACGTGTTTTTGCATTAACACAACAACAATTATTAACGTATAAGAAAAGATTTGGTAATCATAACTTTGATGTGTTATTAGGACATGAAACGTTAGATCGAAAAACAGAAGGAGTTTATGCTTATAGAACAAACATGTTGTTAGCAAATAGTCCTTATGTAAATCATGCATCTTTATTAAACGAGGCGCAATCTTACGGTACTCCTTATGCTATCGAAGGTTATTTTGCACGTTTAAACTATGATTACGCTAGCAAATATTACATCAATGCGAATGTAAGACGTGATGGTTCGTCTCGTTTCCACCCAGATAACAGATGGGGAACATTCTTTGGTGTTGGTGCAGCATGGCGTATTTCTCAAGAAGCTTTCTTAAAAGATTCAAGTGTTGTTAATGAATTAAAATTAAAAGCATCTTACGGAGAACAAGGAAATGATAACTTAGGATACGATTTCCCATACACAGATTTATATTCTGTTTATATGGAAACAGATCCAGATTTTCCATTAGCTTACGTACAAACGTTTAAAGGAAATAAAAACATCACTTGGGAAACCAATGCAAACTTTAATGCTGGTTTCGAATTAGGAATGTTCAATAATAGATTAACTATTGAAGCAGAATATTTCTTAAGAAAATCTCAAGATATGTTATTCATGAAGCCATTAAATTTATCAGAAGGATTCGCGTCTTACCCTGAAAATATTGGTGATATGAAAAATGAAGGGGTAGAGGTTACTTTAGGAGTTGGTGTTGTTCGTAATGAAAACTTCCAATTTAATATCTCTGCTAATGGAACATACTTAAAGAATGAAATCACATCTTTACCAGATGAAACAATGATTTCAGGAAGTTATATTTTCCAAAAAGGAAATTCTAGATACGACTGGTATTTACGTGAGTTTGCTGGTGTAAACCAAGAAACAGGAGCTGCTCAATTCTATATTGTTGACGCTGGAACAGGTGAAAAAACAATTACTGAAAATTATGCTCAAGCTACTTTACAACGCGTAGGAAAATCAGCTGTTCCTAAATTCTATGGAGGTTTTGGATTTGATATGGCGTATAAAGGTTTTGACTTAAACGTAAACTTTGCTTACCAAGCAGGTGGTTGGGGTTATGATTCTGAGTACATGGCATTCTTCGATGGTGGTATTGGACAAACATTCCACAATGATTATGCGAATACTTGGTCAGAAACGAATAAAACAGCTAATTTACCAACTGTATTAGCATTAAATAGTAAAAACTACTATTCAACTTCTACATTAGGTTTAATTAAGTCAGACTATATTTCATTACAAAATATTTCTATTGGTTATACATTCAATAATAAGTTAGTAGAACCAATTGGAATTAAGAGTTTAAGAATTTATGCATTAGCAGATAATGTTGCTGTGTGGTCTAAACGTCAAGGATATGATCCTCGTTTAAGTTATACAGGTGTTTCATCTAATCAATATTCTCCATTACGTACAATTTCTGGAGGTATCAACATTAATTTCTAA
- a CDS encoding DUF5689 domain-containing protein, with protein sequence MNKFNKISLVLALTGGLFFTQSCVQDDDYSIPPMDCTGLTTTMTIPQLVAQVNEENALVYYTENAVLEGYVISSDETGNFFKTISIQDHPTNPTGNGIQIEIDANSLYTQYPLGSKIQVQLNGLVAGYDRGVIKLGTTYVQNGETRVGRMPSALATSNVKKTCESVEPLAPKVVNTIAEALKPENINTLVTIKNVQFANPTEDVTYGDAVGLTTVNRKLVDRKGKYVDLRNSGYASFAGENLPTKSGEITVVVSIYNSSYQLYIRDLNDVKFDQPRFEPGQAELPTTAAKFPFLGADFNNWADFLASANNFAYDPMVREAAGQGIDGSGALLLDGQRSQNGFVFTTRPTATDLPANPTKLHFWVKGTAAKSLNIYIYRNTLDASNNQLFYSFNVGALTDNKLVTENNGGNNSYTGTINTNGEWKLVQLDLEGLTDVNTTNASGNFIAFRVGNNADYNLLIDNITIE encoded by the coding sequence ATGAATAAATTCAATAAAATATCTCTAGTTCTTGCCTTAACGGGTGGATTATTTTTTACACAATCTTGTGTGCAGGACGATGATTACTCGATTCCGCCGATGGATTGTACAGGTTTAACAACTACAATGACAATTCCTCAATTAGTAGCTCAAGTTAACGAGGAAAATGCTTTAGTATACTACACTGAGAATGCAGTTTTAGAAGGGTATGTTATTTCTAGTGACGAAACAGGAAATTTCTTTAAAACAATTTCTATTCAAGATCACCCAACAAATCCAACAGGAAATGGAATTCAGATCGAGATTGATGCAAACTCTTTATACACGCAATATCCATTAGGATCTAAGATTCAAGTTCAGTTAAACGGATTAGTTGCAGGTTATGACAGAGGAGTTATCAAATTAGGTACAACTTATGTACAAAATGGTGAAACACGTGTAGGACGTATGCCGTCAGCATTAGCTACTTCTAATGTTAAGAAAACATGTGAATCAGTAGAACCTTTAGCGCCAAAAGTTGTTAATACAATTGCAGAAGCTCTAAAGCCAGAAAATATTAACACATTAGTTACCATTAAAAATGTACAGTTTGCTAACCCAACTGAAGATGTAACGTATGGTGATGCAGTAGGATTAACTACAGTAAACCGTAAGTTAGTTGACAGAAAAGGTAAATATGTAGATTTACGTAACAGTGGATATGCATCTTTTGCAGGCGAAAATTTACCAACAAAATCTGGTGAAATTACTGTTGTGGTATCTATTTATAACTCTAGTTACCAATTATACATTCGTGATTTAAATGATGTTAAATTTGATCAACCTCGTTTTGAACCAGGTCAAGCTGAATTACCAACTACTGCAGCGAAATTTCCATTCTTAGGAGCGGATTTCAATAACTGGGCTGATTTCTTAGCAAGTGCGAATAACTTTGCATATGATCCTATGGTGAGAGAAGCAGCAGGACAAGGTATTGATGGTTCAGGAGCTTTATTATTAGATGGTCAAAGATCTCAAAATGGATTTGTTTTTACGACTCGTCCTACAGCTACAGATTTACCAGCCAATCCAACGAAATTACATTTCTGGGTAAAAGGCACAGCTGCTAAATCGTTAAATATTTATATATATAGAAATACTTTAGATGCTAGTAATAATCAGTTATTTTACTCTTTTAATGTTGGAGCATTAACAGATAACAAATTGGTTACAGAGAACAATGGAGGTAATAACAGTTATACTGGTACGATTAATACAAATGGTGAGTGGAAATTAGTTCAATTAGATTTGGAAGGATTAACAGATGTTAATACAACTAATGCTTCAGGGAATTTTATTGCTTTCCGTGTCGGAAATAATGCAGATTATAACTTATTAATTGATAATATCACGATTGAATAA